A single region of the Salvelinus sp. IW2-2015 linkage group LG20, ASM291031v2, whole genome shotgun sequence genome encodes:
- the ttc1 gene encoding tetratricopeptide repeat protein 1 produces MDSTAEKESEALLDKMTNSLTNAMRVSEQHECPDSQSTAAHRGTEQEDDAFFDCEESLDGADGSMGDKERKTDCSEAPPLCQGAEGDSKETVRLNNSQNTEEVHINAELGEAELSGVRTTILEDKEGERGEGMEEEKESWDECTEEDMSLAVEGGDSDTELKGEENPAPEFDEEYLREVEKVLTEEEKESRREESMTLKDKGNSQFKSGEHTEAEESYTAALGVCPVCYSKERAILFSNRAAARLHLDKNEKAIADCTKAIELSPNYMRAILRRAELYEKTDKLDEALEDYKAALEKDPNLPSAREACMRLPQQIHERNEKLKEEMMGKLKDLGNMFLRPFGLSTSNFQMNQDTGTGSYSVNFVQSPNNNNR; encoded by the exons ATGGATTCCACAGCAGAAAAGGAGTCAGAGGCGCTCCTTGACAAGATGACCAACTCTCTGACCAATGCTATGAGAGTATCCGAACAGCATGAATGTCCAGACAGCCAAAGCACAGCAGCCCACAGGGGTACTGAGCAGGAGGACGATGCCTTCTTTGACTGTGAGGAGTCTCTGGATGGAGCAGACGGCTCCATGGGTGACAAGGAAAGGAAGACTGACTGTTCAGAAGCCCCACCATTATGCCAGGGAGCAGAGGGAGACAGTAAAGAGACAGTCAGATTGAACAACTCACAAAACACAGAGGAAGTACACATCAATGCAGAGTTAGGAGAAGCTGAGTTGTCAGGGGTGAGAACGACAATTTTGGAAgataaagagggggagagaggtgaaggaatggaggaggagaaagagagttgGGATGAGTGCACTGAAGAAGACATGAGTTTGGCAGTTGAAGGGGGAGATTCTGATACTGAACTGAAAGGAGAAGAGAACCCAGCTCCTGAGTTTGACGAGGAGTATCTGAGAGAAGTGGAGAAAGTcctgacagaggaagaaaaggag AGCCGCAGAGAGGAGAGCATGACACTAAAGGACAAGGGGAACAGTCAGTTCAAGAGTGGAG AGCACACTGAGGCAGAGGAGTCTTACACGGCAGCTTTGGGAGTGTGCCCTGTGTGTTACAGCAAGGAGAGGGCTATTCTCTTCTCTAACCGTGCTGCTGCCCGCCTGCACCTG GATAAGAATGAGAAAGCCATTGCTGACTGCACAAAAG CTATAGAGTTGAGCCCAAACTACATGCGGGCGATCCTGCGGAGGGCAGAGCTCTATGAGAAAACAGACAAGCTGGATGAGGCTTTGGAAGACTACAAGGCTGCTCTGGAGAAAGACCCAAACCTTCCTTCAGCCAGAGAGGCCTGCATG CGGCTTCCACAACAGATCCACGAGCGAAATGAGAAGCTGAAGGAAGAGATGATGG GCAAGCTGAAGGACCTGGGCAATATGTTCCTACGGCCTTTTGGTCTGTCTACCTCAAACTTCCAGATGAACCAGGATACAGGCACGGGATCCTACTCCGTCAACTTTGTTCAGAGTCCAAATAACAACAACAGATAA